From a region of the Brevibacterium siliguriense genome:
- a CDS encoding sodium:solute symporter family protein, which produces MSLRTWLIGGLILYFVVLLLVAFVNNRNKDRRAYFLNSNKTPYWILATAFVAAWFGGNSALISVDESFSQGFGGWWVLGGPTVVAVIVMYFFARPIRRLGLLTQNGIVTMRYNQTAGNILSALFILFFITWAASQMVAVGNFLAPFIDTSYLIAVVIAVIISLVYSALGGFKGVVMTEMIQFFLLTAGLLVTMIVALGNSGGLEAITHSPAAGRSSNYFNIITSFPANLAYIVGFSLAFIIDGSIWQRLSASRNPNDARKATGLALIIFIPLFAFVSITGVAAAGMFDTLPEDGIVTTIVINHLPAGLGAVVFVGVAAAIMSTMCTALHAAALYMSELYEKYVQPDLSNKGSVRVGVITTIIACALGFVVAVRMQDALAVLSIASNILAAGAFVPVIGGFVWRRATSSGAIACMIGGGGFVLYDYLGRLGLPLPTFWQEESTAIIVGVVVGLVLYVGISLISAPQSDKYEAFSRSAGLKGGSFPPEVADPVDE; this is translated from the coding sequence ATGTCACTGCGAACCTGGCTCATCGGCGGTTTGATCCTCTACTTTGTCGTCCTGCTGCTCGTCGCGTTCGTCAACAACAGGAACAAAGACAGGCGAGCTTATTTCCTCAACTCGAACAAGACACCTTATTGGATCCTGGCCACCGCTTTCGTCGCGGCATGGTTCGGTGGGAATTCGGCACTCATCTCAGTTGATGAGTCCTTCTCCCAGGGATTCGGCGGGTGGTGGGTGCTCGGAGGGCCGACGGTCGTCGCCGTCATCGTGATGTACTTCTTCGCCCGCCCGATTCGCAGGCTGGGTCTGCTGACTCAGAACGGCATTGTCACAATGCGCTATAACCAGACTGCAGGCAACATCCTTTCGGCTCTGTTCATCCTCTTCTTCATCACATGGGCCGCCTCGCAGATGGTGGCAGTGGGAAACTTCCTTGCTCCGTTCATCGATACTTCTTACCTGATCGCTGTTGTCATTGCCGTCATAATTTCTCTTGTTTACTCGGCGCTGGGCGGATTCAAAGGCGTTGTGATGACCGAGATGATCCAGTTCTTCCTGCTTACGGCCGGACTTCTGGTGACGATGATCGTTGCACTGGGCAACTCCGGAGGGCTTGAGGCCATCACTCACTCTCCGGCGGCCGGTCGGTCCTCGAACTATTTCAACATCATCACTTCGTTCCCAGCCAACTTGGCGTACATCGTCGGCTTCTCTTTGGCATTCATCATTGACGGTTCGATCTGGCAGCGCCTGTCGGCGAGTCGGAATCCGAACGACGCTCGCAAAGCGACTGGGCTTGCTCTCATCATCTTCATCCCATTGTTTGCGTTCGTCTCAATCACAGGAGTGGCAGCGGCAGGGATGTTCGATACTCTGCCTGAAGACGGCATCGTCACGACAATCGTCATCAACCATCTGCCTGCTGGTCTGGGTGCAGTGGTCTTCGTCGGCGTAGCTGCAGCGATCATGTCGACGATGTGTACAGCTCTCCACGCGGCCGCGCTTTATATGTCTGAACTGTATGAGAAGTATGTTCAACCAGATCTGAGCAATAAGGGCAGTGTGCGTGTCGGCGTCATCACTACCATCATCGCGTGCGCATTAGGATTTGTGGTCGCAGTCAGAATGCAGGATGCGCTGGCAGTGTTGTCGATTGCCAGCAATATCCTTGCAGCAGGAGCATTCGTCCCTGTTATAGGCGGCTTTGTCTGGCGTCGCGCTACCTCGTCGGGGGCGATCGCCTGCATGATCGGCGGAGGTGGGTTTGTCCTGTACGACTACTTGGGACGCCTCGGCTTGCCGTTGCCCACGTTTTGGCAGGAAGAAAGCACCGCCATCATTGTGGGCGTCGTGGTCGGACTGGTGCTCTATGTCGGCATCTCCCTCATCTCTGCGCCGCAGTCTGACAAGTACGAGGCTTTCAGCAGGAGCGCAGGACTCAAAGGTGGATCATTTCCGCCGGAAGTGGCGGATCCAGTTGACGAATAA
- a CDS encoding HAL/PAL/TAL family ammonia-lyase, translating into MIDTAAACTREEFPGEDLVLGLEPATLEQLIDVARYRRRIRLAPDVEGHCAKSRAWLDDVIARMRAGEPVEAIYSVNTGFGSLAGRRAFPSADDAAELSRRLILADASGVGRIVDEEVVRATMFIRVVSLTQGYSAIQWALVEGLVAMLNADVWPAVPEYGSLGASGDLIPLAHIALVLTTAPDGSDEPENSGEAILDGCVVSGHEAMAAAGITRIPVGAKDGLALLNGTSFSLAQTALAAWDVQGALHTAEVTACLSIEALLGFGDAFIAELHEARGQKGQIQVAERMRGYMSDSQLTTGDRDNDPQRQPPQDAYSLRCVPQVFGPIADTLDFAFGIIEREINAATDNPLVFPDLDRDLKAVSGGNFHAEYVAFAADFLSIAATEIGNITERRIFRLDDGTLNRGLPDMLVDSEQVGLDCGFMLPQYLAAALVSDCKTLAHPDSVDSIPTSANQEDHVSMANNAGRHLRQIIANVEVVVGVELLMSVQALEVRVQAGRPDGTAVSESDLSTSAQKVSAMLRSTSDEQGKAIAHLTRDVVLYPQVRTAASLVKQRAVLSAARG; encoded by the coding sequence GTGATCGATACCGCCGCAGCCTGCACCCGGGAAGAGTTTCCCGGTGAGGACCTCGTCCTCGGCCTCGAACCTGCCACGCTTGAGCAGCTCATCGATGTGGCGCGGTACCGCCGGCGCATTCGCTTGGCCCCGGACGTCGAAGGCCATTGCGCCAAGTCGCGTGCGTGGCTCGACGACGTCATCGCGCGCATGCGCGCGGGCGAGCCCGTCGAAGCGATCTATTCTGTCAACACCGGATTCGGTTCTCTGGCCGGACGCCGGGCCTTCCCCTCGGCCGACGACGCCGCCGAACTCTCTCGGCGTCTCATCCTCGCCGATGCTTCCGGTGTCGGCCGAATCGTCGATGAAGAAGTCGTGCGGGCGACTATGTTCATCCGCGTCGTCTCACTCACTCAGGGCTATTCCGCGATCCAGTGGGCGCTCGTGGAAGGCCTAGTCGCCATGCTCAATGCCGATGTGTGGCCAGCCGTTCCCGAATACGGATCGCTGGGCGCCTCCGGAGATCTCATTCCACTCGCCCATATCGCGCTCGTGCTCACCACTGCTCCGGACGGCAGTGACGAACCGGAGAACTCAGGGGAGGCGATCCTCGACGGCTGTGTCGTGTCCGGCCATGAAGCGATGGCGGCTGCCGGAATCACCCGGATCCCCGTAGGAGCCAAAGACGGGCTCGCCCTACTCAACGGGACTTCCTTCTCTCTCGCTCAGACCGCGCTTGCCGCTTGGGATGTGCAGGGCGCCCTCCACACCGCCGAGGTGACCGCCTGCCTGTCGATCGAAGCACTGCTGGGATTCGGCGACGCATTCATCGCCGAACTGCATGAAGCCCGTGGACAGAAAGGGCAGATCCAGGTTGCCGAACGGATGCGCGGGTACATGAGTGACTCGCAGCTGACGACTGGAGACCGAGACAACGACCCGCAGCGCCAACCGCCCCAAGACGCCTACTCTTTGCGATGCGTGCCTCAGGTGTTCGGGCCGATCGCCGACACCCTCGATTTCGCATTCGGGATCATTGAGCGGGAGATCAACGCGGCAACGGACAATCCGTTGGTCTTCCCCGACCTCGACCGCGACCTCAAAGCGGTCTCGGGTGGAAATTTCCATGCCGAGTACGTGGCCTTTGCGGCGGACTTCCTCTCGATCGCGGCCACAGAGATCGGGAATATCACCGAACGACGGATCTTCCGCCTCGACGATGGCACCCTCAATAGGGGCTTGCCGGACATGCTCGTCGACTCCGAACAGGTCGGCCTCGACTGTGGATTCATGCTCCCGCAGTATCTGGCCGCCGCGCTTGTCTCCGACTGCAAGACGCTCGCCCATCCCGATTCCGTCGACTCGATCCCCACTTCGGCGAATCAGGAGGATCACGTGTCGATGGCGAACAACGCCGGCCGGCACCTGCGACAGATCATTGCCAATGTGGAAGTCGTCGTCGGCGTCGAACTCCTCATGTCGGTGCAGGCACTCGAAGTGAGAGTGCAGGCCGGGCGACCCGATGGCACTGCGGTCTCGGAATCCGACCTGTCGACGTCAGCACAGAAAGTGTCGGCCATGCTGCGGTCGACGTCCGACGAACAGGGAAAGGCAATCGCCCACCTCACCCGCGACGTCGTCCTCTACCCACAGGTGCGCACAGCGGCATCACTGGTCAAACAGCGTGCGGTCCTCTCTGCCGCCCGCGGCTGA
- a CDS encoding M20 metallopeptidase family protein, producing MTAPLTITPELQSFVRTIRHDLHRHPETGTNLPRTQAQVLKALADLDGLEISTGERQSSIIAILRAPHSGPQTPVILLRADMDGLPVEEKVDIDYISQEPGRMHACGHDVHTAGLIGAAHLLHTRRSELTVDVMFMFQPAEEAFVGAKWMLEDGLLDAAGKPVTAAFGTHVFSGMFEPRVWGLRSGTVMAGCDEVRIVVQGLGGHGSVPHRTLDPVPVACEIGMGLNTVVARKFGPFEPVVATLGSLQAGTDSVIIPDSAEMRISLRSFSPDVKVRLLEAVQQLARSTAEAYDLSAEIEVMPDYPVTINNPAETRYAEQIVETVFGADRLEKMDDPLSGSEDFSHVLAEVPGTFALIGAEPEGDATETNHSPRASFADSSIDDVAEFLANAAWMRNR from the coding sequence ATGACCGCACCACTGACCATCACCCCGGAGCTTCAGAGCTTCGTGCGCACGATCCGCCACGACCTCCACCGCCATCCTGAGACCGGGACGAACCTGCCGCGCACCCAGGCGCAGGTGCTCAAGGCCCTTGCCGACCTCGATGGGCTCGAGATCAGCACCGGCGAGCGCCAGTCTTCGATCATCGCCATCCTCCGCGCACCACACTCCGGACCGCAAACACCAGTGATCCTGCTGCGGGCCGATATGGATGGTCTGCCTGTGGAGGAGAAGGTCGACATCGACTACATCTCCCAGGAGCCTGGAAGGATGCATGCCTGCGGTCACGATGTGCACACGGCCGGACTGATCGGAGCCGCCCATCTGCTGCACACCCGGCGCAGCGAACTCACCGTCGACGTCATGTTCATGTTTCAACCGGCCGAAGAGGCCTTTGTGGGTGCGAAGTGGATGCTCGAAGACGGCCTGCTTGACGCGGCTGGCAAGCCGGTCACTGCAGCCTTCGGCACCCATGTCTTCTCCGGCATGTTCGAGCCCCGCGTCTGGGGTCTGCGTTCGGGCACCGTGATGGCTGGTTGCGACGAGGTCCGCATCGTCGTACAGGGCTTGGGCGGCCACGGATCGGTGCCGCACCGCACCCTCGACCCTGTGCCCGTAGCCTGCGAGATCGGTATGGGACTCAACACGGTGGTTGCCAGGAAGTTCGGACCGTTCGAGCCCGTCGTCGCCACTCTCGGCTCACTGCAGGCCGGCACAGACTCGGTCATTATTCCGGACTCGGCGGAGATGCGGATCTCGCTGCGCAGCTTCTCCCCCGACGTCAAGGTGCGTCTGCTCGAGGCCGTGCAGCAGCTGGCCCGTTCCACGGCCGAGGCTTACGACTTGAGCGCTGAGATCGAGGTCATGCCCGATTATCCGGTAACCATCAATAATCCGGCCGAAACCCGCTATGCTGAACAGATCGTCGAAACAGTCTTCGGCGCGGACCGGTTAGAGAAGATGGACGACCCCCTGTCGGGCTCCGAGGACTTCTCTCACGTACTTGCAGAAGTGCCCGGAACGTTTGCTCTCATCGGTGCCGAACCGGAAGGCGATGCGACAGAGACGAACCACTCTCCGCGTGCCTCTTTTGCCGATTCGTCAATCGATGATGTCGCCGAATTCCTCGCCAACGCAGCCTGGATGCGCAATCGATGA
- a CDS encoding IclR family transcriptional regulator, which produces MIEDAGSRRDTALVRGLRVLSCVAESGETSAKMLADELGLPLSTTYRYLKVLREFSFVEEFDGRYLPSSRLSSWSGGNATRSLLLDVGHRFLRRLSASTGRTSVLAVREGRNAMCLRQFAPDEDADIAFRTYELLPLDRGAGQRVLLAHAPGQVIAEVVAESDHSEEKLLNSLRLIRSSGFAYSQSELRVGANALSCPVAVRGEVLCSLTLAGHSDRFGNATATSLRPILTKAADELQAALSEVC; this is translated from the coding sequence ATGATCGAGGACGCGGGTTCGCGCCGGGATACCGCCCTGGTGCGCGGGCTGCGAGTCCTCAGCTGCGTGGCCGAGTCCGGGGAGACGAGCGCGAAGATGCTCGCCGATGAACTCGGGCTGCCACTGTCGACGACCTATCGTTACCTCAAGGTGTTGCGCGAGTTCTCCTTCGTTGAGGAGTTCGACGGACGATATCTGCCCAGTTCCCGGTTGAGCTCCTGGTCGGGTGGCAATGCTACCCGATCGCTTCTGCTTGATGTCGGCCACCGTTTTCTGCGTCGACTCAGTGCCTCCACCGGGCGGACCTCCGTCCTGGCTGTCCGGGAGGGCCGCAATGCCATGTGCCTCAGGCAGTTCGCACCCGACGAGGACGCCGATATCGCCTTCCGCACCTACGAACTCTTACCGCTCGATCGGGGTGCCGGGCAGCGAGTGCTCTTGGCACATGCGCCCGGGCAGGTCATCGCAGAGGTGGTCGCCGAGTCTGATCACTCCGAGGAGAAGTTGCTCAACTCGCTCCGGCTGATCCGAAGCAGCGGATTCGCCTACTCTCAATCTGAGTTGCGGGTCGGTGCGAATGCGCTGTCGTGCCCGGTGGCGGTGCGCGGTGAGGTTCTGTGCTCGCTGACTCTCGCGGGTCATTCCGACCGCTTCGGCAATGCCACGGCTACATCGCTCAGGCCAATACTGACCAAGGCCGCCGATGAGCTGCAGGCGGCGCTCAGCGAAGTGTGCTGA
- a CDS encoding aldo/keto reductase, whose translation MTTSANTPAQNSPIPTLDLNDGRAIPQLGLGIYAMKGDEGVAAIAGAVDNVGYRLLDTAVNYENEREVGQAIAECFVAREDLFVTSKIPGRHHGFDEAIASTEESLARLGLDYLDLHLIHWPNPSVGKYVETWEGLIELRERGLVKSIGVSNFTAEMLTELTEKTGVTPAVNQVELHPYFPQTELVAFHKSIGVQTESWSPLYRDQGLFDEAPITEAAAAHDVTPAQVVLRWHIEIGSIPIPKSANVDRQRSNADVFDFELDPAEVAAISGLERGRMKDRDPLTHEEM comes from the coding sequence ATGACGACCTCTGCGAATACCCCGGCACAGAACTCACCGATCCCCACCCTCGACCTCAACGACGGGCGGGCGATCCCGCAGCTCGGGCTCGGCATCTACGCGATGAAGGGCGACGAGGGCGTTGCTGCCATCGCGGGTGCCGTCGACAATGTCGGCTACCGCCTGCTCGACACCGCGGTGAATTACGAGAACGAGCGTGAGGTCGGCCAGGCCATCGCCGAATGCTTCGTCGCTCGCGAGGACCTCTTCGTCACCTCGAAGATCCCCGGCCGTCACCACGGCTTCGACGAGGCGATCGCGAGCACTGAGGAGTCCCTGGCCCGGCTCGGCCTCGACTACCTCGACCTCCACCTCATCCACTGGCCCAATCCCAGCGTCGGCAAGTACGTCGAGACCTGGGAGGGCCTCATTGAACTGCGCGAACGCGGGCTCGTGAAGTCCATCGGCGTCTCGAACTTCACCGCCGAAATGCTCACCGAACTGACCGAGAAGACCGGTGTCACCCCGGCCGTCAACCAGGTCGAGCTCCACCCGTACTTCCCGCAGACCGAGCTCGTGGCTTTCCACAAGTCGATCGGCGTGCAGACCGAGAGCTGGTCCCCGCTCTACCGTGACCAGGGACTGTTCGACGAAGCCCCCATCACCGAGGCGGCCGCCGCCCACGATGTCACCCCCGCCCAGGTGGTCCTGCGCTGGCACATCGAGATCGGTTCCATCCCGATCCCGAAATCGGCGAACGTCGACCGGCAGCGCAGCAATGCCGATGTCTTCGACTTCGAACTCGACCCCGCCGAGGTGGCCGCGATCTCCGGACTCGAGCGCGGTCGGATGAAGGACCGGGATCCGCTCACCCACGAAGAGATGTGA
- a CDS encoding MmcQ/YjbR family DNA-binding protein translates to MAHPKMFDDDDPVLERVRAIALSLPEAAEKISHGRPAFFTKKIFAHYGGTEKLVSGEMVQHPQALLVLLDPMDAEVVLERSDSFVPMYLGPSGWVGLEIADVDDEEVRELIIDSYRGTASARLIKTLGIEE, encoded by the coding sequence ATGGCGCATCCAAAGATGTTCGATGACGACGATCCGGTGCTCGAGCGAGTCCGCGCGATCGCGCTCAGCCTGCCCGAAGCAGCCGAGAAGATCTCGCACGGCAGACCGGCCTTCTTCACGAAGAAGATCTTCGCCCACTACGGAGGCACCGAGAAGCTCGTTTCCGGGGAGATGGTGCAGCACCCGCAGGCACTGCTCGTCCTGCTCGACCCCATGGACGCCGAGGTGGTGCTCGAGCGATCGGATTCGTTCGTCCCCATGTACCTCGGACCCTCCGGGTGGGTCGGTCTCGAGATCGCCGACGTCGATGACGAGGAGGTGCGCGAACTGATCATCGATTCGTACCGCGGCACCGCCTCGGCGAGGTTGATCAAAACGCTCGGGATCGAGGAGTGA
- a CDS encoding cytochrome P450 — MVSTSADPTAQNVGSCNMAEAALDLPILDEDPYSLDNLSNPYPFLSRLRAEGPAAWLSRYGVPAFGRDAEVREILEDYRTFISGAGVGSVNIHHNPPLRKPGILEVDPPLHTRMRSAMDGVITPRRLRPRRKDFSTYAKTVIDEILSTDDGEFDAARLSEQYVLRVFGDAVGIPREGRAENLLVQGAANFATFGPQNEIAKRWIDESAGTYDWVLANCAREVLDPSGMGAQLWEFADSGEITPEEATLLVRALLSAGLDTTIFAITNTLNTLARHPEQYARIHADPRSVRFAIDESFRLESPFYAFYRTTSEDTVLSGIELPAETKVLVFPGSANRDESKWGDDADVYRFDRDSSGHLTFGMGIHQCVGQPISRMEMDAFLSAFVTRIARLEATGPTQPLVHTTLQSYATVPLKAHAA; from the coding sequence ATGGTGAGCACATCCGCAGATCCGACTGCGCAGAACGTCGGTTCGTGCAATATGGCTGAAGCTGCATTGGACTTGCCCATCCTCGACGAAGACCCATATTCGTTGGATAACCTCTCGAACCCTTATCCGTTCTTGAGTCGGTTGCGGGCAGAAGGTCCTGCCGCCTGGCTGAGCAGATACGGAGTGCCCGCATTCGGCCGTGATGCCGAGGTGCGTGAGATTCTGGAGGATTACCGCACCTTCATCTCCGGAGCCGGCGTGGGCAGCGTGAACATCCACCACAATCCGCCGCTGCGCAAGCCCGGGATCCTCGAAGTGGATCCACCGTTGCACACGCGAATGCGATCTGCTATGGACGGTGTCATCACGCCGCGACGGCTGCGGCCGCGGCGGAAGGACTTCTCCACCTACGCGAAGACCGTCATCGATGAGATCCTGTCGACTGACGACGGAGAATTTGACGCCGCGCGTCTGTCCGAACAGTACGTGCTGCGTGTGTTCGGCGACGCGGTCGGCATTCCCCGTGAGGGCCGAGCCGAGAATCTCCTTGTTCAGGGGGCGGCGAACTTCGCGACATTCGGGCCGCAGAATGAGATCGCCAAACGTTGGATCGACGAGTCTGCAGGTACCTACGACTGGGTGCTGGCGAACTGTGCTCGCGAAGTCCTCGATCCCTCGGGTATGGGCGCGCAGCTGTGGGAGTTCGCCGACTCGGGCGAGATCACTCCGGAAGAGGCGACGCTGCTGGTCAGGGCGCTTCTATCGGCGGGATTGGACACGACGATCTTTGCCATCACCAATACTCTCAACACCTTGGCCCGTCACCCGGAACAGTATGCGAGGATCCACGCCGATCCGCGGTCGGTGCGGTTCGCGATCGACGAGTCGTTCCGGCTCGAGAGTCCGTTCTACGCCTTCTACCGAACCACGTCGGAGGACACGGTGCTCTCCGGAATCGAACTCCCAGCCGAAACGAAGGTACTCGTGTTCCCCGGCAGCGCGAACAGAGACGAAAGCAAATGGGGAGATGACGCCGACGTCTACCGGTTCGACAGGGACTCGAGCGGGCACCTGACCTTCGGGATGGGCATCCACCAGTGCGTCGGCCAGCCGATCTCACGAATGGAGATGGACGCCTTTCTCTCGGCATTCGTCACTCGCATCGCACGACTCGAAGCGACGGGACCGACCCAACCGCTCGTCCATACGACGTTGCAGAGTTATGCGACTGTGCCGCTGAAGGCGCATGCGGCCTGA
- a CDS encoding sodium:solute symporter family protein, producing MSPFWLIGALAAYFLILLGVSLYKRRTDTETDYFLGGNMMPAWMLAMAFVATWYGGNSALISVDEANTQGMGSWWVLGGPTVIAVIALFALGPIIRRAGLLSQDGIMSTRYSKSAGTVLSIVTAIYLIVWGASQMVALGLFFMVFFEISFAWGVAVAIAFSLTYAMIGGFRAVVLTETAQFGFFMLGLIVTFVGAVIVSGGPDAIIHTLEAKRDAAFLNLWEGFGPNLGYVIAFGLAFTIDPAAWQRLQATKSPQEARKVTVHAMIYFLPLYFLVVFAGIASIAAFDEPPEQGIVATLATSHFLPIFGVIVFIGIAAAIMSTICTTLNLSSLYLTELTTKALRREVEEKQKVWIARGATLLAAIIGFVVAVQLPSALTLLALASEMLAAGVFFPLVLGFFWRRANSAGAIASIVGGGGFILYGFVIELGLPLPHFWGEGSVTRVLIGLSISLLLYVGVSLATSPEFAKADAFSARGRLGPGSVGPEAARSEDVCAVSNPARFDGTEDEFETFGS from the coding sequence GTGTCTCCCTTTTGGCTCATCGGCGCGCTCGCCGCCTATTTTCTCATTCTCCTCGGTGTCTCTCTGTACAAACGGCGCACCGACACAGAAACTGACTACTTCCTAGGCGGGAACATGATGCCCGCGTGGATGCTGGCTATGGCATTCGTCGCCACCTGGTACGGCGGAAATTCAGCTCTCATCTCCGTCGACGAAGCGAACACCCAGGGCATGGGATCATGGTGGGTTCTCGGGGGGCCTACTGTCATCGCCGTCATCGCGCTCTTCGCCCTGGGGCCGATCATCCGTCGTGCAGGTCTGCTGTCACAAGACGGAATCATGTCCACTCGTTACAGCAAATCGGCCGGGACCGTGCTCTCCATCGTCACTGCGATCTATCTCATCGTGTGGGGCGCGAGCCAGATGGTCGCGCTCGGCCTGTTCTTCATGGTCTTCTTCGAGATCAGCTTTGCCTGGGGCGTGGCCGTGGCCATCGCGTTCTCGCTCACATACGCGATGATCGGCGGTTTCCGTGCCGTCGTCCTCACTGAGACCGCGCAGTTCGGCTTCTTCATGCTCGGGCTCATTGTCACTTTCGTAGGGGCTGTCATCGTCTCCGGCGGTCCGGACGCCATCATCCATACACTCGAGGCGAAACGCGATGCGGCGTTCCTCAACTTGTGGGAAGGTTTCGGCCCAAACCTCGGCTACGTCATCGCCTTCGGTCTGGCGTTCACCATCGACCCGGCCGCTTGGCAGCGTCTGCAGGCGACGAAGTCACCGCAAGAGGCAAGGAAGGTCACAGTGCACGCGATGATCTACTTCCTGCCGTTGTACTTCCTCGTCGTCTTCGCAGGCATCGCCTCGATTGCGGCTTTCGATGAACCGCCGGAGCAGGGGATCGTCGCCACCTTGGCTACCAGCCACTTCCTGCCGATTTTCGGCGTCATCGTGTTCATCGGCATCGCCGCGGCGATCATGTCGACGATCTGCACTACCCTCAACCTGTCGTCGCTCTACCTCACCGAGCTGACGACGAAGGCACTGCGCCGCGAGGTCGAGGAGAAGCAGAAGGTGTGGATCGCACGAGGGGCGACACTGTTGGCGGCGATCATCGGCTTCGTTGTTGCGGTGCAGTTGCCGAGCGCCCTGACGCTGCTCGCCCTTGCTTCCGAGATGCTGGCGGCTGGTGTCTTCTTCCCCCTTGTCTTGGGCTTCTTCTGGCGGCGTGCGAACTCCGCAGGTGCTATCGCCTCGATCGTCGGCGGCGGCGGATTCATTCTCTATGGATTCGTGATCGAGCTCGGCCTGCCGCTGCCGCACTTTTGGGGCGAGGGGTCAGTGACGCGAGTCCTCATCGGTCTGAGCATCAGCCTCCTGCTCTACGTCGGAGTCTCGCTGGCGACATCGCCGGAGTTCGCGAAAGCCGACGCTTTCTCTGCTCGGGGTCGTCTGGGACCGGGGTCGGTCGGTCCAGAGGCCGCGCGGTCTGAGGATGTGTGTGCTGTGAGCAATCCGGCTCGTTTCGATGGAACGGAGGACGAGTTCGAGACCTTCGGTTCATAA
- a CDS encoding PDR/VanB family oxidoreductase yields MTVTMHGSPAIGDFDGADLDMLIRKGFRPVPVSAVRKLTPEVIGIELTLTEAAELGSAPGAHLEVAVPLPDGPAIRHYSLLAGPADSLRVAVLRDYHGRGGSAWLHENLDSCTSLLVRGPRDTFGYEGSGPAYFVAGGIGITPLTAMIAAAVDARRDWHLLYVGRRLESMAFADALIEEYGPDRVTIHITEAAGRPDVVSAVEDWASAYDEPTTVYTCGPVSLMRALEIGFDDHSSITVISENFDDHNEVAAQVRSALPLGGTTSASQSCNSPTAPHATEATAMEADDDFVVELGDGSEIDVPPGCSIIDALKKAGVRTLSSCQKGTCGTCETVILDGRADHRDSVLSAEEHAAHETMMICVSRACGKRIALDL; encoded by the coding sequence ATGACGGTGACCATGCACGGCAGCCCGGCGATCGGGGACTTCGACGGTGCAGACCTCGACATGCTCATTCGCAAGGGCTTCCGCCCTGTGCCCGTCAGTGCCGTCCGCAAGCTCACGCCTGAGGTGATCGGAATCGAGCTCACCCTCACTGAGGCGGCTGAGCTCGGTTCCGCTCCGGGGGCCCATCTCGAAGTGGCAGTTCCGCTTCCGGACGGGCCGGCGATCCGTCACTACTCACTCCTGGCCGGACCTGCAGATTCACTGCGCGTCGCAGTGCTCCGGGATTACCATGGCCGGGGCGGTTCTGCCTGGCTGCACGAGAATCTCGACTCGTGCACTTCCCTGCTCGTCCGCGGCCCTCGCGACACCTTCGGCTACGAGGGGAGCGGCCCCGCATATTTCGTCGCCGGGGGCATCGGCATCACCCCGCTGACCGCGATGATCGCCGCAGCCGTCGACGCACGACGAGACTGGCATCTGCTCTATGTCGGTCGTCGGCTGGAATCGATGGCTTTTGCCGATGCTCTTATCGAAGAGTATGGACCAGACCGAGTGACGATCCACATCACAGAAGCGGCCGGACGACCCGATGTGGTGTCCGCTGTCGAAGATTGGGCATCGGCGTACGACGAACCCACCACGGTGTACACGTGCGGTCCGGTATCTCTTATGCGCGCCCTTGAAATCGGCTTTGACGACCACTCCAGCATTACTGTGATCAGTGAGAACTTCGATGATCACAACGAGGTGGCCGCACAGGTGCGGTCTGCTCTACCCCTCGGTGGCACCACCTCGGCGAGTCAGTCCTGCAACAGTCCGACAGCACCCCATGCAACCGAGGCCACGGCCATGGAAGCCGATGACGACTTCGTCGTCGAGCTCGGGGACGGCTCCGAAATAGATGTACCGCCCGGCTGCTCGATCATCGACGCCCTCAAGAAAGCGGGCGTGCGCACCCTGAGTTCGTGTCAGAAGGGCACGTGCGGCACCTGCGAAACCGTCATCCTCGACGGACGGGCCGATCATCGGGATTCGGTGCTCTCGGCTGAGGAGCACGCGGCGCACGAGACGATGATGATCTGCGTCTCCCGCGCTTGCGGCAAACGCATCGCCCTGGATCTCTGA